A region of Aliivibrio fischeri DNA encodes the following proteins:
- a CDS encoding AcfA family outer membrane beta-barrel protein: protein MKKYLFLLMAATSTATIAAPYVGLEYGLTNMSHDYSTTFSNDNVSLTPDDSSSAFGGFVGYRFNEFGLELGYKKFESDDSRSQMLVSDKPGYTKEREWDADLDATQFTFKPVYFYNINEKVQLKTGLGLTYTQYKFDSSANTEYENDLTDHEFTQDYVAGDSKSESVFGGIASVGIEYMVIPNLALGASASYQVDSIANSTSFMLSSAYYF from the coding sequence ATGAAAAAGTATTTATTTTTGCTAATGGCTGCCACTTCAACAGCAACAATTGCTGCTCCATACGTAGGTTTAGAATACGGCCTAACAAACATGAGTCATGATTACTCAACAACTTTTTCAAATGACAATGTGTCATTAACTCCTGATGATTCTAGTTCTGCTTTTGGTGGTTTTGTTGGCTATCGTTTTAATGAATTTGGCCTTGAGTTAGGTTACAAAAAATTTGAGAGTGATGATTCTCGTAGTCAAATGCTAGTGTCTGATAAACCTGGTTATACTAAAGAGCGTGAGTGGGATGCTGATTTAGATGCAACTCAATTTACCTTTAAACCTGTGTATTTTTATAACATCAATGAAAAAGTACAATTAAAAACAGGCTTAGGTTTGACTTATACTCAATATAAATTTGATTCATCTGCGAATACTGAATATGAAAATGACCTAACAGATCATGAATTCACACAAGATTATGTTGCTGGTGATTCAAAATCTGAAAGCGTATTCGGCGGTATTGCAAGCGTAGGCATTGAATACATGGTAATTCCTAACCTTGCTTTAGGTGCTTCAGCAAGCTATCAAGTAGATAGTATTGCTAATTCTACTTCGTTCATGTTGAGTTCAGCTTACTACTTTTAA
- a CDS encoding LysR family transcriptional regulator: MAKDLFATLDLNLLRTFLILSQELNMRKASERLFVSQPAISQALQKLRNHFNDELFIKVRHGLKPTPFAEELAENIQPYLDGLSSVLNASQEFQPENLNKTLKIALAPQVLTCLSGALFHEVREKAPNVDLQLVNWSESTFDDLSKGKLDIAISYEYDKFPKELLSKSLITITGCVIVRKDHPIEKMIATPYDFEGYELASLIIPGWNDNKSLASELLTKMNIEHKIGFRSELPMALVDVVQHTDMYFPSTSLFPIHQYSGLRRIDLSLDDVPLNYPIYSYFHQRHKKNALHAWVNLLITNLLSEANIK; this comes from the coding sequence ATGGCAAAAGATCTATTCGCAACATTGGATTTAAATTTGCTGAGGACATTTTTAATTCTTTCCCAAGAATTAAATATGCGAAAAGCCTCTGAGCGCTTATTTGTCTCTCAACCGGCAATTAGCCAAGCATTGCAAAAATTGCGAAACCACTTCAATGATGAGCTGTTTATTAAAGTTCGCCATGGCCTTAAACCAACCCCCTTTGCCGAAGAATTAGCGGAAAATATCCAACCTTATTTAGATGGTCTATCGTCGGTATTAAATGCATCACAAGAATTCCAACCAGAAAATTTAAATAAGACATTGAAAATTGCTTTAGCACCTCAAGTATTAACCTGTTTATCTGGTGCTTTATTTCATGAGGTCAGAGAAAAAGCACCCAATGTTGATTTACAACTGGTCAATTGGTCAGAATCTACTTTTGATGATTTGAGCAAGGGTAAATTAGATATCGCAATCAGTTACGAATATGACAAATTTCCTAAAGAGTTACTTTCAAAAAGTCTAATAACAATAACTGGATGCGTCATTGTTAGAAAAGATCACCCAATAGAAAAAATGATTGCAACACCATATGACTTTGAAGGATATGAACTGGCTTCTTTAATTATTCCTGGTTGGAACGATAACAAAAGTTTAGCAAGTGAGCTTCTAACCAAGATGAATATTGAACATAAGATAGGGTTTCGTTCAGAGCTACCAATGGCGCTAGTTGATGTTGTTCAGCATACAGACATGTATTTCCCTTCCACCTCCTTATTTCCAATTCATCAATACTCAGGCTTAAGACGAATCGATTTATCTCTTGATGATGTGCCATTAAATTACCCAATCTATAGCTATTTCCACCAAAGACATAAAAAAAATGCACTACACGCTTGGGTTAATCTGCTTATTACAAATTTATTATCAGAAGCAAATATCAAATAA
- a CDS encoding NirD/YgiW/YdeI family stress tolerance protein: protein MKKIVLVSALVFASSSVFAAQNAPVKGGFTGPSSVSVSTVRAALDSDDDAAVVLTGYITSSLGNEEYQFKDATGEVRIEIDNKDWNGIEATPETKLVIHGEVDKEWTETTIDVNTVQLAK from the coding sequence ATGAAAAAAATCGTATTAGTTAGTGCATTAGTTTTCGCTTCTTCAAGTGTTTTTGCTGCTCAGAACGCACCAGTTAAAGGTGGTTTTACTGGCCCTAGTTCAGTTTCTGTTAGTACGGTTCGAGCTGCACTTGATTCTGATGATGATGCAGCGGTTGTATTAACTGGCTACATTACGTCTTCTTTAGGTAATGAAGAATACCAATTTAAAGATGCGACGGGTGAAGTGAGAATCGAGATTGATAATAAAGACTGGAATGGTATTGAAGCTACACCAGAAACGAAATTAGTTATTCATGGTGAAGTGGATAAAGAGTGGACTGAGACAACTATTGACGTAAATACAGTTCAATTAGCTAAATAA
- a CDS encoding copper homeostasis protein CutC has product MSIQIEVCIDNLESLHNAIAGGADRIELCSSLALGGLTPSFGFMKKAAEISPIPVYAMIRPRQGDFLYDNDDISAMISDIQAAKLAGLQGVVFGVLKANGDIDMPLSARLMKIANDNDLGVTFHRAIDQCSNYKKAIENIAELGCERILTSGLAANAYDGINVLADMVKLTNGRFDILAGAGVTAENAKEIIEKTGVKEIHLSGKSTRPSKMKLVLDGVKMGAGDLDDFIVPVTDSKKIDAVKQRIK; this is encoded by the coding sequence ATGTCTATTCAAATTGAAGTCTGTATCGACAACCTAGAATCTCTACATAACGCAATAGCAGGTGGAGCAGATCGTATTGAACTTTGCTCTTCTTTAGCTCTTGGTGGCTTAACTCCAAGCTTTGGTTTTATGAAAAAAGCCGCTGAAATCTCCCCTATTCCTGTCTATGCAATGATAAGACCTCGCCAAGGTGATTTCTTATATGATAACGATGATATATCAGCCATGATTTCTGATATCCAAGCGGCTAAATTAGCAGGCTTACAAGGCGTTGTATTTGGCGTATTAAAAGCCAATGGCGACATTGATATGCCACTTTCAGCTCGTTTAATGAAAATAGCCAACGATAATGATTTAGGCGTGACTTTTCATCGTGCTATAGACCAATGTTCTAACTATAAAAAAGCGATTGAGAATATTGCAGAACTTGGCTGTGAACGCATTCTGACCTCAGGATTAGCAGCGAATGCCTATGATGGGATAAATGTATTAGCAGATATGGTTAAACTCACCAATGGACGTTTTGATATATTAGCTGGCGCAGGTGTCACCGCAGAAAATGCAAAAGAAATAATAGAGAAAACAGGTGTGAAAGAGATTCACTTATCAGGTAAGTCCACACGACCAAGTAAAATGAAACTGGTTTTAGATGGCGTGAAAATGGGTGCCGGTGATTTGGATGATTTTATTGTCCCAGTGACTGACTCTAAAAAAATTGATGCCGTTAAGCAGCGCATAAAATAA